A stretch of Paracoccus sp. N5 DNA encodes these proteins:
- a CDS encoding type II toxin-antitoxin system RatA family toxin yields MPQHSDSRILPYTADQMYALVADIERYPEFLPWNSAARIRARRPGEGGSEVIEADLVISFKVFRERFGSRVTLWPAGRRIDTEYLDGPFRYLRSGWSFADLPEGGCKVEFFVDFEFRNAILGKVIGVVFGEAMSRIVRAFEDRARALYGA; encoded by the coding sequence TTGCCTCAGCACAGCGACAGCCGCATCCTGCCCTATACCGCCGACCAGATGTATGCGCTGGTGGCCGATATCGAAAGATACCCCGAGTTCCTGCCCTGGAATTCCGCCGCCCGCATCCGTGCCCGCCGCCCGGGCGAGGGCGGCAGCGAGGTGATCGAGGCCGATCTGGTCATCAGCTTCAAGGTGTTCCGCGAGCGTTTCGGCAGCCGCGTGACGCTGTGGCCGGCCGGCAGGCGCATCGATACCGAATATCTGGACGGGCCGTTCAGATATCTGCGCAGCGGCTGGAGTTTCGCCGACCTGCCGGAAGGCGGCTGCAAGGTCGAATTCTTCGTCGATTTCGAATTCCGCAACGCCATTCTCGGCAAGGTCATCGGCGTGGTCTTCGGCGAGGCGATGAGCCGCATCGTCCGCGCCTTCGAGGACCGCGCCCGCGCGCTTTACGGCGCCTGA
- the gdhA gene encoding NADP-specific glutamate dehydrogenase: MPQIDDKLAPIYEQVVRRNAGEPEFHQAVREVLESLGRVVAKRPDYLEDALIERLCEPERQIIFRVPWTDDKGQVQINRGFRVQFSSAMGPYKGGLRFHPSVNVGIIKFLGFEQIFKNALTGLPIGGGKGGSDFDPKGRSDGEVMRFCQSFMTELYRHLGEYTDVPAGDIGVGGREIGYMFGQYKRLTNRYEAGVLTGKGLFYGGSLARTEATGYGNTYFTRAMLQTGGEDFDGKTTVVSGSGNVAIYTIEKVQSYGGKVVACSDSSGYIVDENGLDLDLIKEIKEVRRGRIGEYVRLKGQGYFVKSGEGSIWDVPCQVAMPSATQNELTGKDAAKLVKNGVQAVGEGANMPSTPEAIRTFQQAGVKFGPGKAANAGGVATSALEMQQNASRDRWSFEQTEARLATIMRDIHDSCYETAEEFGAPGDYVIGANIAGFIRVAEPMRAFGVI, translated from the coding sequence ATGCCGCAGATCGATGACAAACTTGCGCCCATCTATGAACAGGTCGTCCGCCGCAACGCCGGCGAGCCCGAGTTCCACCAGGCGGTGCGCGAGGTGCTGGAAAGCCTGGGCCGCGTCGTGGCCAAGCGCCCCGACTACCTGGAAGACGCGCTGATCGAGCGCCTGTGCGAGCCCGAGCGGCAGATCATCTTCCGCGTGCCGTGGACCGACGACAAGGGCCAGGTGCAGATCAACCGCGGCTTCCGGGTGCAGTTCTCCTCGGCCATGGGGCCCTACAAGGGCGGGCTGCGCTTCCATCCTTCGGTCAATGTCGGCATCATCAAGTTCCTGGGCTTCGAGCAGATCTTCAAGAACGCGCTGACCGGCCTGCCCATCGGCGGCGGCAAGGGCGGCTCGGACTTCGATCCCAAGGGCCGCTCGGATGGCGAGGTGATGCGCTTCTGCCAGAGCTTCATGACCGAGCTCTACCGCCACCTCGGCGAATATACCGACGTGCCGGCGGGCGACATCGGCGTCGGCGGGCGCGAGATCGGCTATATGTTCGGGCAATACAAGCGCCTGACCAACCGCTACGAGGCGGGCGTGCTGACCGGCAAGGGCCTGTTCTATGGCGGCTCGCTGGCCCGGACCGAGGCCACCGGCTATGGCAACACCTATTTCACCCGCGCCATGCTGCAGACCGGCGGCGAGGATTTCGACGGCAAGACCACCGTCGTCTCGGGCTCGGGCAACGTGGCGATCTACACCATCGAGAAGGTGCAGTCCTATGGCGGCAAGGTCGTCGCCTGCTCGGACAGCTCGGGCTATATCGTCGACGAGAACGGCCTCGACCTCGACCTGATCAAGGAGATCAAGGAGGTCCGCCGCGGCCGCATCGGCGAATACGTCCGGCTGAAGGGCCAGGGCTATTTCGTCAAGTCCGGCGAGGGCTCGATCTGGGACGTGCCCTGCCAGGTCGCCATGCCCTCGGCCACGCAGAACGAGCTGACCGGCAAGGACGCCGCGAAACTGGTCAAGAACGGCGTGCAGGCGGTCGGCGAAGGCGCCAACATGCCCTCGACGCCCGAGGCGATCCGCACCTTCCAGCAGGCCGGCGTCAAGTTCGGCCCCGGCAAGGCGGCGAATGCCGGCGGCGTCGCCACTTCGGCGCTGGAGATGCAGCAGAACGCCTCGCGCGACCGCTGGAGCTTCGAGCAGACCGAGGCGCGGCTCGCCACCATCATGCGCGACATCCACGACAGCTGCTACGAGACGGCCGAGGAATTCGGCGCGCCCGGCGACTATGTGATCGGCGCCAATATCGCCGGCTTCATCCGCGTGGCCGAGCCGATGCGCGCCTTCGGCGTCATCTGA
- the ccrA gene encoding crotonyl-CoA carboxylase/reductase — protein sequence MALDQPTPIAPYDAPEKDLYEIGEMPPLGYVPKQMYAWAIRRERHGEPDKAMQVEVVETPPIDSNEVLVLVMAAGVNYNGIWAGLGVPISPFDGHGAPYHIAGSDASGIVWAVGDKVKNWKVGDEVVIHCNQDDGNDEECNGGDPMYSPSQRIWGYETPDGSFAQFTRVQAQQLMRRPQHLTWEESACYTLTLATAYRMLFGHEPHELKPGMNVLVWGASGGLGSFAIQLINAAGANAIGVISDEDKREFVMSLGAKGVINRKDFKCWGQLPTVNTPEYKEWFAEARKFGKAIWDITGKGNNVDIVFEHPGEATFPVSTLVCKKGGMVVICAGTSGFNCTFDVRYMWMHQKRLQGSHFAHLKQASAANKLMLERRIDPCMSEVFPWAEIPAAHVKMLRNEHKPGNMAVLVQAPVTGLRTFEDALEAGRR from the coding sequence ATGGCCCTGGACCAACCGACCCCGATCGCGCCCTATGATGCGCCGGAAAAGGACCTCTACGAGATCGGCGAGATGCCGCCCCTGGGCTACGTCCCCAAGCAGATGTATGCCTGGGCGATCCGGCGCGAACGGCATGGCGAGCCCGACAAGGCCATGCAGGTCGAGGTGGTCGAGACGCCGCCGATCGACAGCAACGAGGTGCTGGTCCTGGTGATGGCGGCGGGCGTGAACTACAACGGCATCTGGGCCGGGCTCGGCGTGCCGATCAGCCCCTTCGACGGCCATGGCGCGCCCTATCACATCGCGGGTTCCGACGCCTCGGGCATCGTCTGGGCGGTGGGCGACAAGGTCAAGAACTGGAAGGTCGGCGACGAGGTCGTCATCCATTGCAACCAGGACGACGGCAACGACGAGGAATGCAACGGCGGCGACCCGATGTATTCGCCCAGCCAGCGCATCTGGGGCTATGAGACGCCGGACGGGTCGTTCGCCCAGTTCACCCGCGTCCAGGCCCAGCAGCTGATGCGCCGCCCGCAGCACCTGACCTGGGAGGAATCGGCCTGCTACACGCTGACGCTGGCCACCGCCTATCGCATGCTCTTCGGGCACGAGCCGCATGAGCTGAAGCCGGGCATGAACGTGCTGGTCTGGGGCGCCTCGGGCGGACTCGGCAGCTTTGCGATCCAGCTCATCAATGCGGCCGGCGCCAATGCCATCGGCGTGATCTCGGACGAGGACAAGCGCGAATTCGTCATGTCGCTGGGCGCCAAGGGCGTCATCAACCGCAAGGACTTCAAGTGCTGGGGCCAGCTGCCCACGGTGAACACCCCCGAATACAAGGAGTGGTTCGCCGAGGCGCGCAAGTTCGGCAAGGCGATCTGGGACATCACCGGCAAGGGCAACAATGTCGACATCGTCTTCGAGCACCCGGGCGAGGCGACCTTCCCGGTCTCGACCCTGGTCTGCAAGAAGGGCGGCATGGTGGTGATCTGCGCCGGCACCAGCGGATTCAACTGCACCTTCGACGTGCGCTATATGTGGATGCACCAGAAGCGCCTGCAGGGCTCGCATTTCGCGCATCTGAAGCAGGCTTCGGCCGCGAACAAGCTGATGCTGGAACGCCGCATCGACCCCTGCATGTCCGAGGTCTTCCCTTGGGCGGAAATCCCGGCGGCGCATGTCAAGATGCTGCGCAACGAGCACAAGCCCGGCAATATGGCGGTGCTGGTGCAGGCCCCCGTCACCGGGCTGCGCACCTTCGAGGACGCGCTGGAAGCCGGCCGGCGCTGA
- a CDS encoding alpha/beta hydrolase, producing the protein MTRRAALALLAGLVAGQALARPGLVDLAYSQASPRNRLDVHLPEGGGPFPWLLDLHGGGFLAGDKRSLPVPAQVLARGIAVVRMNYRLSNQALWPAQEQDVLAALDFLRRRASELGLIPDRMALGGRSAGAFLAVSAALTLAEAGRAPRAVVDFYGPMDFGSMDADMARLGRKVRRAPADSPRSVESLLVGYPVGERRAEATALSPVGRLGAMPPGLRLPPLMIRHGAGDSIVSAGQAERLRRAWQAADPQAEIDFALLAHEGHGTAAFGRDAALRPLADFLARHLAA; encoded by the coding sequence ATGACGCGCCGGGCAGCGCTGGCGCTGCTGGCCGGGCTGGTGGCAGGGCAGGCGCTGGCCCGGCCGGGGCTGGTCGATCTGGCCTATTCCCAAGCCTCGCCGCGCAACCGGCTGGACGTGCATCTGCCCGAAGGCGGCGGGCCGTTTCCCTGGCTTCTGGACCTGCACGGCGGCGGTTTCCTGGCCGGCGACAAGCGCAGCCTGCCGGTCCCGGCGCAGGTGCTGGCGCGGGGCATCGCCGTGGTGCGGATGAATTATCGCCTGTCGAACCAGGCGCTGTGGCCGGCGCAGGAACAGGACGTGCTGGCGGCGCTGGATTTCCTGCGCCGGCGCGCTTCGGAACTGGGGCTGATCCCGGACCGGATGGCGCTGGGCGGGCGCAGCGCCGGGGCGTTCTTGGCGGTCTCGGCGGCGCTGACGCTGGCCGAGGCCGGGCGGGCGCCGCGCGCGGTGGTGGATTTCTATGGCCCGATGGATTTCGGCAGCATGGATGCCGACATGGCCCGCCTGGGCCGCAAGGTGCGGCGCGCGCCCGCCGATTCGCCCCGCAGCGTCGAATCGCTGCTGGTCGGCTATCCGGTCGGCGAGCGACGGGCCGAGGCCACCGCGCTGTCGCCGGTCGGCCGGCTGGGCGCCATGCCGCCCGGTCTGCGCCTGCCGCCGCTGATGATCCGTCACGGCGCAGGGGACAGCATCGTCTCGGCCGGCCAGGCCGAGCGGCTGCGCCGGGCCTGGCAGGCCGCCGACCCGCAGGCCGAGATCGATTTCGCCCTGCTGGCGCATGAAGGCCATGGCACCGCCGCCTTCGGCCGGGACGCGGCGCTGCGGCCGCTGGCGGATTTCCTGGCGCGGCATCTGGCGGCCTGA